Within the Salvia hispanica cultivar TCC Black 2014 chromosome 4, UniMelb_Shisp_WGS_1.0, whole genome shotgun sequence genome, the region GCGATCGCTTACAAGCCGGCGCATCAGCTTTGCAATCATCAATTGAGATCCCCAATTCCTTCTCTGTAACATCCCTAACCGAAGGGGCCTCCTCCGCCCCCACTGCCATTCCGACCCTGTCGCAGAGAACTCTACCTACCGAAGACGAAGCCTCCAAGCAACACCTCACACCACCAGAAACAAGGATCAGCAAGGAAACAGAAATCCGCAACAAGAAACGAAGGAAATCTCAGATCGGCCACTGTGAGAAAATCGCCACTACACTATGTGTAAATCGCACATAGTGAAGAGCCCCCCATGTAGCTAAAGGTCCTTGTCACCAAAAGgtctcaatttaaaaaaaaaaacacgtCAAGGAAAAGAcaattttagatatatttgGTACAAGGATCGTAATTGGCTTTAATATAGTGTCTTGAATAATGTCGCATATTGCTtctattgttttcttttcaaacGTGATTCTGTGTCACCGAGGGATGAAGCATTTACTACTGATGGGTTTTCTATTTGGAAAAAACGCACTTGAAAAGTTCAATAATCATGTTGGAGATAAGAATAGTTCACAGAACAAAGCAAGAATagaatatgaaattgtttgaATCAAAGGCAAAGTGTGACTTATGTTGTTCGTAGAGGTACTACaacaaaagagaaagaatacCGAATTCTTTTGACTGCAACTGTTGATGTTATTCGTTTTCTATTAAGTAAGGTTTGCCTTTTAGGGGACATGACGAGTCATCTACTTCTTTAAATCAAGGCAATTTTCTTGAGCTGTTAAAATGGTATGGTTTGAGGCATGATGAAGTTGGTAaagtaatattgaaaaatgctctaggaaataattaaatgacatCTTCGTCAATTCAGAAAGATGTAGTTAGGACTTGTGCAGTTGAAACTACACTTGAAATATTGAGAGAGCCTGGATATCGACTCTTTTCTATCATGGTTGATGAGTCTCGGGATTACTCAACAAAGGAGCAAATGGTTATAAGATTTGTGAACAAGAAAGGAGAGATAATAGAAAGATTTTTAGCCCTTGTTCATGTTAAAGAAACTAAATCAATTTGCTTGAAAGAGGCTATTGATTCTATATTTGCTATGTTTGAATTATCTTTGTCAAAAGTGAGAGGCCTAGGATATGATGGAGCATCAAACATGAGAGGTGAATTGTAATACcccaaatttataaaatagaaaatagaaaaaaatagaaaatggaaaaataaggaTTTGACTTTATATGTATGTGatagttaaattaataaatagaaaatttattaGTCAAGGtatatgaaaaatgatagtagtgGATGAATTGAGTTCTTCTATGAGGAAAGAATATGAGGAAAGAATAAGATTGTAATATCCCAAACTTAAAGAAGTATAGAgttaaaaattagatttataatttgtggttttattcatatttttattaattagattagtttagaagtcaaataaaataaaaagttaagaaatgagaaagaaaataggataaagaaaaagagagagaaaaagaatatgtaaGTGAGGTGGAGTGTGGAGTGAAACATGTCCTATGTGGGAActaaagaaatgtaatagtaataaaataaggaaagagaaattgaagaaagaaataaagaaaagaaaaagggtgTTGGAATAGGATCAACACAGAAACTCTCTCTTCCACCCTCTCGGTAATCTATCTACCGCCGTCACCAAGATAGCTCCAGCAAATCCACCATGATGCAACTAAGCCACTCTGATAACCCCAAGTCCTAATTTTCTTTAGCTCTTCTAATTTCAGAATTTGAGTAGTCAAACCCACTTCCCAAATTGTTGAAATTAGAGGTTAGATTCTTCCACAGCttccatatttttgtttctaagTGTAGTATTGATGTCAATTAAAGTGCATGCCCCAAGTTGAATAGGATGGGGAACTAATTTTGCCTTTTGTTCTAGCTTTTGAATTTATGACTTTTAATTGAATGTATTGATGAAATATAGTTCTATTATTGATTCCTTGCTTGGTTTGGGTATGAAAACAGAAATTAATTGTGGTTTTTGTAGGAgtcgaaaattagggttcatAGAATTGGGGGTTTTGTAGTTTTGATGATGATTGTGTGTAAATTGGCTTTAAAAACTTGCAATTGGGACTATGCTATGGTATAATATGtatgaaaatgatgaaaaatctGATGTTGGAAATAGTATGTGGCCATAAGCttttgatatgaattttaaagaCTTCTTATTGATATTGTGATACTACATAATGTTGGGGATACTTTGTTATGAAGTTTTGTGTTgtttattgatataattataagCTAAAAATGATTTGGTAAAAGAGGTTTAAATGTTGGTTGATATTAAAAGGATTTTGGTTAAAgttttagatttaaaatgCCAATAGATTGAGAAGAACTGTAAAGTGTGGTGGCTGTCCATatttgaaaaactaaataagtttattttgtAGAGAAAAAACTTTGGGACTTATAATTTTTGGGACAGCCGCTGTACTCTCTTTCCTAGAGTTTTGTTTAGCCTTATCAtgttattcttcttcttctggaTATAAAGTAACTTGATGTGCTTTAACTGGCTATATATGATTTAATGACTTTGTTTTGGGGAGTATTTGTGTTATGAGCTAATGAAAACTTAAGTTCATGTTTAATAAGgtaaaagagaaatagaagTTGGTTTTGATTTGTGATTTGAGTGTTAAATATATGTgcttcttttaaaaataggcAAACCAGATTCAAGTGGAAAGACAAGATCTTGGAGGAAACGAATAATTTAAAAGGAGTTTTATTGACATGAACAGGTAGTGTACACGTATTCTATAATTTAATGTCTTTTactttgattaaatattactacgtGTGTCTATGTAATTGATATACTTGTGCGGTTGAGCTTAAGGAggtatttgaaatatatgatACTTCTGCAAATACGTTGGGATAATGTGGAATAGTTGATTAGTGATCAAAGTTTTGTGGACTGTATTTAATGTGATATGACAGGAATGGTGATATTGAAATGTAAGATGATGGAGAATCTTGGTTTCGTATGTAAAAATTGTAAGTATGCCTATGATATGTTGATAGATGATATGTACCCTATATGGGTAATACATAATAGATGCCTTATGATAGGCCTATATGATAGATGCCCTCATCGGGCTACTTATAGTGAGGCTGAACTTGAGGCTGAATGtgttatttatttgataagtgATTGTTGTGctttaacattaattaaatggtTGTGATTCTCTCATAGTATATATACGTTGCGTTGTCCGATAGAAAGCGACAAGGATGATGCGTTATATTGTGTTATGTGTGCTATTTAAATAAGATTCAGAAAAGACATATGTGCCTAAAATAATCTGCAGTGAAGTGACTATCTCGAAAGCTATATATTGTGTTGAATGATTTATAAGATGAAAAGTTGTCTGAATGACTTGCTATATATTTGTGCTATAGGCATTTATGGTTTTATTTAACATATGGCATATCATTACTGAAagtaattcattatttataaatgaatcTGTTGGTTGTTGATTTGATGGAATTATTTAAGGATTGAAaggaatttatttgaaaatgatacAGGTACTTAAATGGTTATGATGTCTCAAACTATATTATGATGGTTGATAAATAAAGTGCCGAATTTGACGGGATAGCATGTTATACTTGCTCTATATTGAGATAAGATAATTTTGGTAGACCGATATCTTGTTATTATTGAAAGTGGAACCGGTTTATATGATTAGGTTTGTTATGTTAGTTGACAGATTTGTtattatatgaaatgatatattGATTGCTATCAGATCGAGAAATGTAATATAGATAGATGGTGTACGACTTTCCAGGTAACAAAGctatttgttttgtaatgGATATCGAATAAAATTTTAGGGACTATATTCCTAAATGTGATTACACTACGAGTTTAAGCTCACCCCTTCTTCTCCTTTTGCAGAGTATAGTAGTGAGGAGTCTCGCTAGTTGGGCAGCTGCACGTCACTGCGCGTGTCTAGTCACTATCTCTTTTGTCGATAAAGTTACAGTGGTAGAAGTGGCATGCTACTTGAGGATTTATAGACGTGTATAGTTGGATAGATTTTTGTCGTATCATATTGATAATTATGTATTAGTGTGTATTTGTTTGTCGGAAaaggaaatatatatatatatatatatatatatagggatgtattcaggtcagaacgctaagtataagtaaaactcaaaacacttgcagtccattggatcttatgatctaacggttagattaatgtcatGTGTCATCTAatgatgtagaattttagactaataatgtagctcggataataatgtagcattttagtttaataatgtgcagttttagtcttacaatgtacatttctagtctaataatgtacctcggctaataatgtagatttttagtatgataatgtaactaatcacaaccatccaatctaatgatCCAAGGGTTGTGATTAGTGCTGTGTTTTACACTAAGATGCTGTAAGGACTtaacacacccctatatatatatatatatatatatatatatatagttgtgatcaatgtcgaactcttcttaaagaccgaactagagaccaaatttgggccactcatttttctttatcttatgattatgattaatttagaattaatttaatattttatttaataaaaacgtttttaatttatttttttttaaaaaaaattaataaaattaaattctttttgaatttttttagaattaatttaatattttatttaataaaaacgtttttaatttattttttttaaaaaaattaatttttaaaaaaaaaatttaaatttttttagaattttttttattcgataaaaacttgctggagtaaataatgaactatattcactatataatgaactaaatgaatgtatgttatgaagtaatttttcgcattcattatatactgaatttacttcaactgaaagataattatgtcataacacattatgaagtaataaaataataaaatgaagtaataaactaatgaaatgaagtagtaaactaatgaaatgaagtaataacataactgtatgaagtaataaactaacggaatgaagtaatagcataactgaatgaagtaataaactaacggaatgaagtactaaactaatagaatgaagtaataacatgattgaatgaagtgataaactaacggaatgaagtaataaccctaaacccaactaaaagataattatgtcataacacattatgaagtaataaactaatggaatgaagtaatagcatgactgaatgaagtaataaactaacggaatgaaataataaagtaatagaatgaagtaatagcatgaataaatgaagtaataaactaacggaatgaagtaatagcacgactgaatgaagtaataagttcataacatacattcatttagttcattatgtagtgaatatagttcattatttactccaacaagtttttatcgaataaaaaaaataaaaaaaaaaataaaaaaactaaaaaaaaaattaaaaaaattaaaaaaaaattaaaaaaattaaaaaatatataaaaaatctaaaaaatataaaaaataaaaaaaaacgtttttttttaataaaatattaaattaattgtaaattaatcataaccataagattaagaaaaatgagtggccctaatttggtctctagttcggtctttaagggtggatttgtggttaataggactatatatatatatatatatacacatatggAGAGTCGGGTTCTTATTAAGAGGTTGAGCATTACCAAAAGGTGACACCAATTATTCGGTTTTGTAAAACGAGTAAGGGGTGTTACATGAATTCAATGGATTGAAAGCATTAATTTTAAAGGAAAACTCATCTGCTTGGTATGTCCATTGTTTTGCCCACCAGCTTCAATtggtttgtgatttttataatttgtctcagaaaaatcaatatgtatgtgatatttttagttatcttGGCTTAATTGTTACATTATTTGGATCTTCTTGCGAAAGGGCCGGTCAACTTTGACAAAATGAACATGATAGACTTGTTCAAATGATGGAGAACATGGATATTATAACAGGTGAAGgcaaaaatcaagaaacttTTTTGAAGAGACCGGGTGACACTCGGTGGGGATCTCATTATACCTCCATAATTCGTCTTGAAAGTATGTGACCTTAGGTAACAGAAGTGCTTGAAACCGTACATATTGATGGAACTGAGATCTCAACAAGGGGAAAAGTGGTAGGTGTTCTACAAAAATTGGAGTATATGAATTTGTATTTCTTATGATCTTGATGAAAAAATTGTTAGGAATGATTCAACCACTGATTGAGAATGTTAAAGAAAGCTTAAGATCATTTCGAGAAGTTGGATGTGATACTTTCTTGCAACAAGTGGATAATTTTTGTGGGGCAAATGACATTGCTATCACTAAAATGGATGATGTTGCTCCAAAACGGATTTGCATGAGGAATGGTACAAACATCACTAGCTACCATCATTACAGTGTTGAAATATTTTGCCAggtaatttgataaaatttaatatcttattaatttattacattagatttatttttatacttaattttGCTTGTACAATTAGATCATTGACTTACTTATGCAAGAGATGGAAAATCTTTTTTCTGAGTCATCTATAGACTTGCTTCGTTGTATGGCATGTCTGGATCCGAAAAATGACTTCGCCGCTTTTGATGCTGATAAGCTTGCTCATCTTGGTAGCCTTTATCCAAAGGATTTCTCATTGAATGAACGTACAATGTTGCTTGAAGAACTTGAACTATTTGTTGGTGTGATGATAAAAGGTGATCGATTGATTGGTATTGAAGATTTGGGTTGCCTAGCTCGAAAGATGGTAGAAACTAAGAAGCATATATTTTTTCCAATAGTAGATCGCTTGATTGAATTGATATTACTCTTTACCTTTGGCAATTGCATCTGTTGAAAGAGTATTttctgataaaaaaaattgtcaagaCTGATCGACGGAATAGGATGGGAGATGATTGGTTGAACGATCGTTTGGTGATATATAGAGAAAGGTCCATCTTCGCCCTTGTCTCTAATGAAAGAATCTTGACACATTTTCAAGATATGGATACCCGTAGAAGTCAGTTGTCGCAATTAACGGATGCAAGTGCTACTTGAATTGTAATatgttagttttattattatcaagaaatatatattaaagttaatgatatttaatattttatcagtttattttttatattgcttCGCCCCCTCCGTTTTAAGTCTCTGGATCCACCACTACTCGTACTGCAACAATttaaattagagggtattttaTCGCAACCCAAACACTAaggaaaataatatcataacgCAAACATTATAGTACAATGTTGATTTGGACCACACAACAATGTGTTTCTTGACGGAGTAGCCATCGAATAATATCTACAAAATTACCAAAGTTAATTCATAATTCACCAAAATTGAACCACGTATTATTAACTTTATACCATGTTGGGGTTGCAGCTGAAGATTTTgcagaataaataaattagcaaATGTGATATATTGGGTTGAATATCGAATCATTACTTTTCGTGCAATTCAAACAGGTTGCATGCTGGGaacacatataattcatgCATAAGGAATATACGCCCTGATTCATGAATTCTACTGATAGATTTCATTTCGTCAAGCTtcaaagaatcgaagtggtTTGcttacttctccacgtgaagatctttgtTCTCGACCATGGATCTTCTATTCTGCTTCCCAAACTCAATTTTTGATCTTTGGGTGGACAAAGTTTATCAAAATCAGAAAGGACTTGACTAGAGAAGGGACATAATTCTCTTGCACCGagaaaagaaatattcaacCACCATTGTAAGAGGGATGAAAATTATAAGACTCAGGTGTACTATGTCTCTTGTCTAGTATCCTTTATATAGAGTTATTTGGCTAGATCATGAATCTATGGAGGTTGGACATGGATAATTATTTAGGTTTTCACTcattaaaatgaaatcaatttaattcaaatccaattaaatattatatccgtgtttaagatatatataaatattcattaattaattctaagTTTGTTGTTTGACTTTTAAATACTTAACATCCTTTTTCAAGAGTGGTCTAGTTTAGAAACTTTATTTGTCATTTGATGACTAAATTTCAATTGACCAGTTTTCTAAATAACAAAGCTTCTTTACTTATACCTCTTGTggatattatcaaattgaACTCGTCCGACATatgattcattgcaataaaaaatagagggaacatcttttcaGGTCCATGatctttgccaaagtatcattttaggtccgtaaactttgaaaatatcattttaggtccgtgaactacaagttaatatcatttgaggtattttgaactttttccggacgaaaatgcccttaagGCCTTCAAAGGGCAATTTGGACAATTCTTTCGCTACTCATCTTGCGTCAAAGACCTAGagtccaacaatttttttactactcctatttaattcaGTTACCATCCAAATTgaacttaaatataattaaaatttgccgtaaaaaatatgtgttagtttttcaattattagatGACTAATTGTAATGATAGTAAATTGggactttatactttattttattttttcaatctaaactgcattttatttagttaatttgttttaaaattagataGCTATTAATTTGGATTGTTATTCGGAGATGAATTTCAAAATAGAGTCAATTAACatctaaattgaatttaaatataaaaatttttcGTTAAAAATTGTTGGATTTTATGTCTTTGACGCAAGATGATTGACGAAAGAATTTTCCAAATTGACCTTTGAAGGTCataagggcattttcgtccaaaaaaatttcaaaatacctcaaatgatattaacccgtagttgatggacctaaaatgatattttcaaagtttacggacctaaaatgatactttggcaaagttcgtggacttaaagatgttccctctaaaaaataatagcaCCACTAGACATTAATCATCACTATCCTAAGATATCAGGATTCACGTGTTACAAAAGGCACACACACcttttgataaatcaaagtagtgtaTAATCAACTCAAAGTAATATCaacaataattaagaaataacaatcaccgaaACCTCatctttcagtaaatagctAAGAAAGACGTATTTCATTGAAGATTCGTTCAACGCTATATACTACACTagtgtcgtttatttcctTAGTATGGATATTTACGgactgacactgcaacctttcgtGATAAATAGTCAAAACATATTTAAGAATAAGAATTAgacttatttctttcttatacatttaaatgtaagTAACATGTATAAGCAAAACAcattgtaataaaatattctttctcattaattagtaataattgataaagagTTTTTACATGTGTAACTACTCTAAAGATGTTTTAAAACATACTAAAACTCTAACATACTAATTAACACATAATACactctttttgttttaattatttattactatgaCTCTTTTTTGCTTTGACTATTTATTAATTCtaccatttaaaaaaatgagtgtaAAAAGTAAGTGATTCAAGAAACGTGAAACATAGAGAgagtacataattatataatcaaaGCAGCAAGCCATATAAATGACGACATGGGTTTGGGAAACCTATTTTTTTGTGGTTTATCTGCCGATAAATGGAATTGTTCTTTTCTTACATgcaatatggagtagtaattttcattagcttctaaaatattaatttatgtacaCTTTATCCatagaaaatagtagtagcattttttttttcaattttagtccacctaataaaattagtttctATCGATATATAGTAAAAGGTTTTTTCTAAcaaagtaaattttattttctattatccatacttcaaaatattttctctctgtTATTCtattgttttatcaattttgacctttaccACATTTTGGTATAATTTGGACTTTTTTAGCCCATGCGCATGCTACTGAATTATTCGCTTTTAAATTATCATCTAAACTATTCTGAGATTGATATTTAATAATCTTGGTTactgttttcttttttgtcgCAAGATAACATGTATTTTTACTATCATGTTTATAGTAGATGAGCATCTTTAAATAGGACATTTCGCCCAAAAAATCATTCATGGCGGTATGGATTGCTGAATATTTAAGCAATGTGAATTTATCTTTTGTATTGGAGTATTCATTTGTGTGTTTAACTGTGTGTGGTAGGTGGAAAGTATCAATAATACAGTAAACATTACCCTATTGGAATATGCTTATCTGTGTTCTAAATTAATAAGTAGGAATATGCTCCAGAACCTTTTATTATGACTTTAGGctattcaattttgaattggCTGCTACATCTTTCATAGGAGTATTTCGTATCGACAAAGTTACGAGTCAcgacacttttttttttggcacgtttttttatttatgataaattttttccAGGATATGTGTTGTGTGTCTGATTTTTCATACATTTGTTACGAGTGATTTTTcatacatttttgttttaaatttcaaataagcAAAGTAATTAGTATCGCTTATATAAAATGAGAtcaatatgattaaatatggtATTACAACgcaattattcaaatttagaGATGAAACACACcaaatttggttgtttgaaTCTATGTAATAATGTGTCTTCTTctttattatagtagtagaaCTTACTAAGTACTCCATAACTAGACTAGTAGCATAGAAAACGAAAACAAAATTCGTAAGCAGTCAGTGAAAATATCACAactatgaaataaataaatcttacTAGTATCCAGACTTTTTTCTAGTTCAATTACTTTTAGATAATTCATTGCCGCTAATTGCAACTGTATTTGGTTTTAAAAGGATATAAcgaaaaaggggaaaataaataatttagtgGATTCCTTAAAAAGTCCTTTTGTACTCTAACGTTGTTATATCCTACTGCCAAAACAACATTTTTTACGACCTTGTCCGAAAGATTTCTTTGTATTTGATTAATACTGTAAAAATTAGCCTCCAAATAAAGAAGGCGTTCCCATTAACTATTTATACCTATGAGTTTACAATAGGAAAGTTTccaaaagaattaattaaattaagtcaaattttaatatgtcacacattcattaaaatcaatcgaaatttttttaaagttttactTTGCTAAATTAtccaataacaaaaaaaatactccatcatCTGTATAAAACGATAATATATTTGATCGAATTTTCTCATCAtagaataattgaaattaaatttaacctTTATGATTTCTACAATTTGTCCTTCCTAATATTCGAAAATCTTAAttaccttttaattttaaactatTACACTAATTTTTAGTGGAAATTATTTCTCATCATACTTGATATTCCCTTCATTTCGGTTCAAGTGATTGACTAATATTCTACACacgttttaaaaataataataataataaataattataatagaaagaaataaaaaaataaagagggaacatcttttttggtctacgaactttgccaaagtatcattttaggtccgtgaactttgaaaatatcatttcaggtccatcaactatgggttaatatcatttggagtactttttaactatttccaagtttttttggacaaaaatacccttgataccttaaagggtatatatttttaataaacttatcctatactcatattttttataaatatctttactatatatttttatgaattttcaaaatataatttgactttcaatattatcacttaattttgtaattaagtgacatgcaagaaaagatccttattaaattttttattattaaagaaaagttctttattcaattcatggactaaaaaagatgttccctcaaaaataaaataaagaataatataaaaaatttctttttttatataattttttttcttcattttaattatttattatcattttcttaaaaacaactaaatcaaACTCATGAGTTTAGGAGAGAAGGAACACAAAATAAAGACATTTTGCAGTTTtcaaaaaagtcaaaaattgaaacttaaaGCACACAGAGTCACAGATTTAGACTGTATTTTGTATTGGCTTGTTGCCCAATTAAAAACCTTAATCTCCACTCATCTAATCAACGGCTCTCATTAGCCTCAAACTCTATAAATCACGCCCAATTTCTTTCTTAAAAAAAGCATCAATCACTCTCTCAATCTCAACTCACTCGCTCAAAAACCCCACTCTTGCTCTAGATCTAATTTAACTTGAAATGGCGACTATCACAAGCATCAAGGCCCGTCAGATCTTCGACAGCCGTGGCAATCCCACAGTCGAGGTGCGTTCATCACTATCGGATCTATATTTGATTGTTTAGATTTCGAATTACCAAAGGTTGGCGATTGGTTTAATCGACATAGGCTTTAATACTGTCATGCATCAgttgttttttgttgttttgataATGCTTGGTTGTTTAAACTAACTGCAGGTTGATGTGCATATTTCCAATGGTGTTTTTGCTAGAGCTGCCGTTCCTAGTGGTGCATCCACTGGTAATATCTGAATTCTTTCgctaatttcatttattttcccCCTAAACATTGATTTGTGAAACAGTTTTTCTATATAAACTTGATTTGGATGAAGTGTGTTTGTGACATGATAAATTATAGTCAGTGCTGCAGCAATTGTCTGATAATATAAGTCTGTTAGACCATCTCTATCTCCAATGGTacattaaaatctaaaatgggATAGGTAATTAGAACATCTCCATGGGAacactaaaacctaaaacctaaaatgggATAAGTAATTAGCTCCAATAGTACTCCAAAACCAAAcccatttttggtttttgagtaaaaaatacctatctttaggtttacactaaaccaaaatcaaaaacttttttgaaattttgtgagtaaaaaaggcataatatagaaatattcttgtatgtttgagtttagtgtaaatggttggagtaaaatcatattttattggtaatttacactaaaattagtttgagt harbors:
- the LOC125221009 gene encoding uncharacterized protein LOC125221009; translation: MENMDIITGEGKNQETFLKRPGDTRWGSHYTSIIRLERMIQPLIENVKESLRSFREVGCDTFLQQVDNFCGANDIAITKMDDVAPKRICMRNGTNITSYHHYSVEIFCQIIDLLMQEMENLFSESSIDLLRCMACLDPKNDFAAFDADKLAHLGSLYPKDFSLNERTMLLEELELFVGVMIKGDRLIGIEDLGCLARKMTDRRNRMGDDWLNDRLVIYRERSIFALVSNERILTHFQDMDTRRSQLSQLTDASAT